One stretch of Acanthochromis polyacanthus isolate Apoly-LR-REF ecotype Palm Island chromosome 16, KAUST_Apoly_ChrSc, whole genome shotgun sequence DNA includes these proteins:
- the lrp11 gene encoding low-density lipoprotein receptor-related protein 11 isoform X1 has protein sequence MALALLQHPLLLLAALLLLVPKRVDTRASPISDLKSKISGVEDLLEEFRKQLQQDQAYRVGDVMDSCVGDFNAVGERIIRAKASIEQGATFLLAPDRVFTWKDCLHACCSQPHCTVAVVQEDLRQPGDSLSCYLFTCTYRNKNVCSFAPLQGFTTYSRTANSTQGHVAAAAGGAARRPGEGPPEAAETQGFAIADVDEPPRSDAGQDVVIQLPTDWAVLDGRDSVDDRGISRYEWTLVKGDTAINMKATHPGLLKISGLQEGVYTFQMTVTDTAGQKSSDNVSVTVLAPKHQAEVCTGHCSNYQFKCDDGCCIDITYACDGKQHCPDRSDEDFCPNFDGSRKSVTHPVEPASPQQPAAQTEQAQDSIVLPAGSRKTIIPPQDRSNAAPPLSPSEQGASVSHDPCAAAPVVGPCKGTFPRWYYDQNAGECKHFLYGGCQGNHNNFLQESDCVSECIQKNPAFRPASVAPPVTKQTVLVAPKISQSQAESDTPISKPFPVMGGHPVPESGAILPLALGLIITALLLLMIGCRLRLVRHKLKKARPLTTEESDYLINGMYL, from the exons ATGGCTCTGGCTCTGCTTCAGCatccgctgctgctgctcgcagctctgctgctgctcgtcCCTAAACGCGTCGACACTCGCGCTTCGCCGATTTCGGATCTGAAATCCAAAATATCAGGGGTGGAGGACCTCTTAGAGGAGTTCCgcaagcagctgcagcaggatcAGGCGTACCGAGTAGGCGATGTGATGGACTCCTGCGTGGGCGACTTCAACGCGGTCGGGGAGCGCATCATCCGGGCCAAGGCCTCCATCGAGCAGGGCGCTACGTTCCTGCTGGCTCCGGACCGGGTGTTCACCTGGAAGGACTGCCTGCACGCCTGCTGCTCCCAGCCGCACTGCACCGTGGCCGtggtgcaggaggacctgcGGCAGCCCGGGGACAGCCTCAGCTGCTACCTGTTCACCTGCACCTACAGGAATAAGAATGTCTGTTCCTTCGCCCCGCTGCAAGGCTTCACCACATACAGCCGCACCGCCAACAGCACGCAGGGACACGTCGCTGCTGCAGCCGGAGGAGCGGCCAGGAGGCCCGGGGAAGGGCCGCCAGAGGCGGCCGAGACCCAAG GGTTTGCTATTGCAGACGTGGATGAACCTCCTCGCAGCGACGCAGGGCAGGATGTGGTGATCCAGCTACCCACAGACTGGGCCGTGCTGGACGGACGGGACAGCGTGGATGACCGTGGAATCAGCCGCTATGAATGGACTCTTGTGAAAGGGGACACTGCCATTAATATGAAG GCTACCCATCCAGGGCTGCTGAAGATCAGCGGGCTACAGGAAGGCGTCTACACTTTCCAAATGACGGTCACTGACACAGCAGGACAGAAGAGCTCAGACAATGTCTCTGTCACCGTACTGGCACCAAAACACCAAGCAGAAG TGTGTACCGGTCACTGTTCCAACTACCAGTTTAAGTGTGATGATGGCTGCTGTATTGACATCACCTACGCCTGCGATGGGAAACAACACTGTCCAGACCGCTCTGATGAAGACTTCTGCCCAAACT TTGATGGCAGCCGAAAGTCAGTGACCCACCCTGTGGAACCAGCCAGCCCTCAGCAGCCTGCAGCCCAGACAGAACAAGCCCAGGACAGCATTGTGCTCCCAGCTGGATCCAGGAAGACCATCATACCACCACAGGACAGAAGCAATGCTGCTCCCCCACTAAGTCCCAGTGAACAGGGAGCTTCAGTCAGTCACG ATCCATGTGCTGCTGCACCCGTTGTGGGACCCTGCAAAGGCACCTTCCCACGGTGGTACTATGACCAAAACGCAGGAGAATGCAAACACTTCCTATATGGTGGTTGCCAGGGAAACCATAACAACTTCCTCCAGGAATCTGATTGTGTCAGTGAATGTATACAAAAAA ATCCAGCTTTCAGACCAGCGAGTGTCGCCCCTCCAGTCACAAAACAGACTGTGTTAG TTGCTCCCAAGATCTCACAGAGCCAAGCAGAGAGTGACACCCCCATCTCTAAACCATTTCCAGTAATGGGAGGACATCCAGTCCCTGAGTCAG GTGCCATCCTTCCTCTGGCACTCGGCCTGATCATCaccgctctgctgctgctcatgaTTGGCTGTCGTCTCAGACTTGTTCGTCACAAGCTGAAGAAAGCGCGACCCCTCACCACAGAGGAGTCAGATTACCTCATAAATGGCATGTACCTGTAG
- the lrp11 gene encoding low-density lipoprotein receptor-related protein 11 isoform X2 yields the protein MALALLQHPLLLLAALLLLVPKRVDTRASPISDLKSKISGVEDLLEEFRKQLQQDQAYRVGDVMDSCVGDFNAVGERIIRAKASIEQGATFLLAPDRVFTWKDCLHACCSQPHCTVAVVQEDLRQPGDSLSCYLFTCTYRNKNVCSFAPLQGFTTYSRTANSTQGHVAAAAGGAARRPGEGPPEAAETQDVDEPPRSDAGQDVVIQLPTDWAVLDGRDSVDDRGISRYEWTLVKGDTAINMKATHPGLLKISGLQEGVYTFQMTVTDTAGQKSSDNVSVTVLAPKHQAEVCTGHCSNYQFKCDDGCCIDITYACDGKQHCPDRSDEDFCPNFDGSRKSVTHPVEPASPQQPAAQTEQAQDSIVLPAGSRKTIIPPQDRSNAAPPLSPSEQGASVSHDPCAAAPVVGPCKGTFPRWYYDQNAGECKHFLYGGCQGNHNNFLQESDCVSECIQKNPAFRPASVAPPVTKQTVLVAPKISQSQAESDTPISKPFPVMGGHPVPESGAILPLALGLIITALLLLMIGCRLRLVRHKLKKARPLTTEESDYLINGMYL from the exons ATGGCTCTGGCTCTGCTTCAGCatccgctgctgctgctcgcagctctgctgctgctcgtcCCTAAACGCGTCGACACTCGCGCTTCGCCGATTTCGGATCTGAAATCCAAAATATCAGGGGTGGAGGACCTCTTAGAGGAGTTCCgcaagcagctgcagcaggatcAGGCGTACCGAGTAGGCGATGTGATGGACTCCTGCGTGGGCGACTTCAACGCGGTCGGGGAGCGCATCATCCGGGCCAAGGCCTCCATCGAGCAGGGCGCTACGTTCCTGCTGGCTCCGGACCGGGTGTTCACCTGGAAGGACTGCCTGCACGCCTGCTGCTCCCAGCCGCACTGCACCGTGGCCGtggtgcaggaggacctgcGGCAGCCCGGGGACAGCCTCAGCTGCTACCTGTTCACCTGCACCTACAGGAATAAGAATGTCTGTTCCTTCGCCCCGCTGCAAGGCTTCACCACATACAGCCGCACCGCCAACAGCACGCAGGGACACGTCGCTGCTGCAGCCGGAGGAGCGGCCAGGAGGCCCGGGGAAGGGCCGCCAGAGGCGGCCGAGACCCAAG ACGTGGATGAACCTCCTCGCAGCGACGCAGGGCAGGATGTGGTGATCCAGCTACCCACAGACTGGGCCGTGCTGGACGGACGGGACAGCGTGGATGACCGTGGAATCAGCCGCTATGAATGGACTCTTGTGAAAGGGGACACTGCCATTAATATGAAG GCTACCCATCCAGGGCTGCTGAAGATCAGCGGGCTACAGGAAGGCGTCTACACTTTCCAAATGACGGTCACTGACACAGCAGGACAGAAGAGCTCAGACAATGTCTCTGTCACCGTACTGGCACCAAAACACCAAGCAGAAG TGTGTACCGGTCACTGTTCCAACTACCAGTTTAAGTGTGATGATGGCTGCTGTATTGACATCACCTACGCCTGCGATGGGAAACAACACTGTCCAGACCGCTCTGATGAAGACTTCTGCCCAAACT TTGATGGCAGCCGAAAGTCAGTGACCCACCCTGTGGAACCAGCCAGCCCTCAGCAGCCTGCAGCCCAGACAGAACAAGCCCAGGACAGCATTGTGCTCCCAGCTGGATCCAGGAAGACCATCATACCACCACAGGACAGAAGCAATGCTGCTCCCCCACTAAGTCCCAGTGAACAGGGAGCTTCAGTCAGTCACG ATCCATGTGCTGCTGCACCCGTTGTGGGACCCTGCAAAGGCACCTTCCCACGGTGGTACTATGACCAAAACGCAGGAGAATGCAAACACTTCCTATATGGTGGTTGCCAGGGAAACCATAACAACTTCCTCCAGGAATCTGATTGTGTCAGTGAATGTATACAAAAAA ATCCAGCTTTCAGACCAGCGAGTGTCGCCCCTCCAGTCACAAAACAGACTGTGTTAG TTGCTCCCAAGATCTCACAGAGCCAAGCAGAGAGTGACACCCCCATCTCTAAACCATTTCCAGTAATGGGAGGACATCCAGTCCCTGAGTCAG GTGCCATCCTTCCTCTGGCACTCGGCCTGATCATCaccgctctgctgctgctcatgaTTGGCTGTCGTCTCAGACTTGTTCGTCACAAGCTGAAGAAAGCGCGACCCCTCACCACAGAGGAGTCAGATTACCTCATAAATGGCATGTACCTGTAG